ttgcgCTTATTACGGCCGTATAGTGTGGAGTGGGGAGTGTGGAGTGGGGACTACCGGCGAAACTGTAATTGGATATTCACTATGGAcacttatatatttattttatgattctATATTCCCGCTCCCCCGTGTGTCCTTGGATATTTAGAAAGTTTACACGTATACTGGTTATATTCCTTAAGAGGAGTATTTTAGAACATGGTCATGCAGCTCCTTATGCGTCTTCAGCGGCGACTTCCATTTGACGACTTTACTCCTAAATGATTCCCCGAATAGAACCCCCGCATGACGCACCGTACTTCAACCTCCCCCAGCTGGGCGTGGAGCTGGCGGACGCGCTGGGGGTGCTGTCCCGCGCGGGGCTGGAGCTGGGCGACACGCGGCTGGTGGGCCACTCGCTCGGCGCGCACGTGTTCGGCATCGCCGGCCACCAGCTCTCCCGCAGCGGTACGCGGCTGCCCTGGTGAGTCGACTTTGTCAACTTTGTACGGCGgcacttacataatattgtgggCTATGGGACCGATCgagtgttatgctcggtcaggccgaagcccacgtcaCACAtgatatatttcagctgtcgtatatataccgagtACCGACGCACTTAcaaaacttcgatagtgcgatgcaggaatgtggcgcttataataattgtgggtaccgcagtaatattataaatcctagAACCTTTGGCCGAGTTTCATTGCTATTTAAAAACATCGAGagaaaaatataagatattCTATATAAGGAATTGATAAAATGATAAGTCTAATTccatttcatttttaaacttcatTGTCGTTTCTGACAATTCCTCCTCAGTATAATCGGGCTGGACCCGTCGGGCATGGGGTGGGAGAACCGGCCGGCGGCGCTGCGGCTGTCGgctggcgcggcggcggcggtgctGGTGCTGCACACCGACCCCGACCGGTACGGCATCCGCGGGCGCGCCGGCACATTCGACGTGTGGCCCAACGCACGGCCCACGCGCGTGGTGCAGCCCGGCTGCACGCCGAGACGCGGCGGCAGCGCCATGTTCTCCGACAAAGGTGAGCTCACGATTTTCTTCGTTTTGCACACGCCACACAGGCGTCGTCGTGATTCATATGTCAAATGACATTCTTCGTGCCTAATTCTCTCGATCCATCAGAAAAGGCTCTTACCTCTCTTTATGAAAGTCCTAATAATATTTATCGAATTTATCGATACTAGTCCGACCAATTATGAAGTCGATCGACCTGTTTGACGTTAATTCAGATCTGTGCAACCACAACCGGAGCTGGCAGCTGGCGGTAGAGGCGGTGGAGCGGCCCGGCACGCTCGTGGCGCTGCACGCCCGGAGCTATCGCGACTGGAAGAGGAGGGGCAGGACTCACAGGAGTGACGACGACCGGCTCATCGACATCGGGGAGTGCAACGAACTCGCGTAAGGGGAACGCGTATTTTCGTATTTAACATGCctattaaatattacattttcctattgatctaataataatagtggTCTCATTTAGTATATTAAATCGCTCGTACAACAGTCGTAGCATACTGCTCTCACGAGAGAGACACTCTCATGAGAGCAGTATGCTACGACTTACGAGcttcaatttttaattatttttacattctTCGTCAGTGAAATTGTTGGTGTTGCAGGGTCCCCGGCAACTACTACCTGGTGACGCGGGCGACGGCGCCGTATGGGCTGGGCCCGGCCGGCCTGCACCCGCGCGACacccgcgcccgcgcccgcccgcCCCCCGCTGACACCCGCGCCCCCACCGCCGATGATGCCTCGACCAGCATATCGTTCACGCTGGACTAGCGGCCCCGGTCACCCCCGGCAATACTTTGTGCTACACCGGCAATCCGAGTGTGTAGTAGCGGGTTAAGACGTAAAGAGAAGAGACGTATCATGGACTCAATAATAAAAGCACCACTTGTGCCGCCACTAaagtgaaaattattattatttattttaaatttttaagtacGGTATTTGTATAGTTTCAGTGTTCATAGCagttatttttacacaaaatatgttaattagtctaatatttaaaaatactaaaaggaCAATGTGATGTGATGTTGCCAAATATGtgtattaagtatgtaattactaattattctaaaataaaacataatattatatttgctatTGTTTACTGTAATCAAAGATAATACAAATTAAACAATGGAGCATTGTGCGCAATCGGTACTTGACTGATTTTGAGGACGGCGCGGCGCGACGCATCCTGACTCCTGACTCCTGACTAAAAAACCTTGATTTTGTTTTAAGCGACTGCGACAATCGCGCTACAGCGGCCGTCGGCTACCGACTAATACACAGCTGCCGGCTTTAATAAAGGCCTGCCGCCTGACCGCCGCCCGCCTTTGACGGGCCGAATTAACGACGGGCCTAATTAAGGACCAAAGTTGGCGGCCGCCGACCGCCGCACTTTTTTGGGGCCCTTTGACTCGGCAGATGATGACAGAAGTCGGGAGCGGATTTCACGCGCCGCGGTCAAAGAGCGTCGTTATCCCCAGTTTCGGAATGTACATACGCTACCCAACTACGCAAAACACTCGTGTATGTAATGTCGATGTTAATAACGACTTTTTAATGGCGGTAATCAATACTCACAAGTACAATTGTACCGCAAGTAGTCATGGAGATGGTCGGCAATTACACGGTGTCGCAGCTGGAGCCGGCTCCTCATCACTGATGCACATCCGGGTTGTGATGGTGACGGGAACTTACTTATTCAGTAGTTCAATAAAAATCAACTATAGTAGTagcaaaaaaattgtttacttaacattattttttcaatttttttcttagttCTCAGCAAAGAAAACTCTTTTTACCATTAATTTACCATGTACTAAGTGATCTGCGGTGTCATGCAATATTCTCTCCCCTCGTTGCTCCATGTCTTCTCATCATATTTTATTGCGATGTCCCCGAATTCCGCGCGGCATACTAATGCCATTGTTTACAAACGAAACGTTATAACAGAGACACGAAAGTATTTGTAATTTTGTGCCATGTAATGTTAGAGACTTTTGAAATCAATATACTTTAATTAGAGCACAATATTTTCGTTTTGAACggttttaattatattagaaaACTTCTTGAAAACGCCTGAACAAAGCACTGagctatattaatattttgataatatagtttaaaataaagtttaagtcTTGAAGCTCGCGTACAGAGTGACCTGaccggcgcgcggcggccgGTGAAGTCAGCGCGGTCGTTAGTTATTCTAATGCAGTTTTCTATTAAACCTCTGTCCGCGCACTTTATTATTCAAAACTTCATTTATAATCCCGGCGCCCGCAGTCCACAGGGGCGCCTGGTAGCTGCAGCCATATAGTTAACAGGACCGATGTTTGCACTGCGTTTCACAGGGGACTCTATTTTTCATTATGTagagtttataattttatgttcaaTATATATCAACACTACTGAAGTTGAAACATGTAGTAAAACTGAGTTCTCTAATAATTAAACTATAGAGATCATCTACTTAACAATTTTCTCTCGTAGAAACTTTGTGAATATGCACCTGGATACTCCGTAGCGCGTAGCACGTAGCTCCGtggcgcccgccgcccgccgcctgcCGCCCGCCGCTCGCTACGACCGCCGCGGTAGCCCGTCTAGCTTGTCtactacaagacgcggacgaaaattattatattcagcAATACTGACCTAACATTTAACTACCacttaacacaatattatatttgaaagtTCTTCTCCAAAAGTAATTACCAAAAACATAATTActcgtatttaatttaagtgtctacaatctacattgtGGTTTTTGAAAAGTAACCCATAGTAGTATACAACAATATTTTGTAGAGgaagtaaatattttcataggCCAATCTCAGTATGGAACAAATAGACTGAAAGTTGAGGAATTAGTCGGGGATCAACAGGCGACGTCACGCGTGCGCCCCGGTCCGGCCGGCGCGCCgtcccgccgccgcgccggccggcACTCGCCGACAGTGTGTCGTGGTGGTCGGCCGCCCCCAGATCGGCAGTGTCGGACATGCGGTTCGCGCGCCCGCTGCTGTGTCTGCTGCTATGCTCCCGTACGTATTGTGTATTAGCTTGAACTGCTGACCGTACAAATATAAAAGTGTATGTacttgtaacaatttttttgcTAACTACACTTATGGAAGCAACATCTTAAAATGTAGGTACTATGAAAATATCGGAAAATTCTATTCTTCCATCTTTTTTTCAAAAgctaaaaaaaggtaaaaagtaaaataaactacattttactttttactaacttaattttgtaacattaatttattttcatactttactacttttacaaaagttttccgCCTAGTTTTAGTAATTTTTAGTTACTATTATAATCAAATGTTTCAACTTTTGGTGGAAACAGGTATTTAAAGTACTCGCCTACGACACAATTTGTAACCTTTATTGTTGTAAATTTTTTGACGTAAGGTGTTTTTCGTCGTGACGTTGCTCGGTGATTGTTTGTCTCCAGTGTTTCGCGAGGTAGGGCGAGGTAGGGCGAGGTAGGGCGAGGTAGGGTGAGGTACAAAGGCCGGTGCCTCTCGACACTTTGATGTCTGCACAA
This genomic window from Aricia agestis chromosome 2, ilAriAges1.1, whole genome shotgun sequence contains:
- the LOC121739726 gene encoding phospholipase A1-like, whose product is MCARATAAVVCALLSVSMGCEDEAKLRFYYGSVEDYEELPLSAGAEILAGDWYNRTRPTTVITHGFTGVAEGRAMQALAGAYLQRGHNVALLAWECGAAAHGPSYVGSYISWAVPNAIKLGVELADALGVLSRAGLELGDTRLVGHSLGAHVFGIAGHQLSRSGTRLPCIIGLDPSGMGWENRPAALRLSAGAAAAVLVLHTDPDRYGIRGRAGTFDVWPNARPTRVVQPGCTPRRGGSAMFSDKDLCNHNRSWQLAVEAVERPGTLVALHARSYRDWKRRGRTHRSDDDRLIDIGECNELAVPGNYYLVTRATAPYGLGPAGLHPRDTRARARPPPADTRAPTADDASTSISFTLD